Proteins from a single region of Corynebacterium casei LMG S-19264:
- a CDS encoding AEC family transporter translates to MLGVITGFTIILAVIFTGWMLARTKVIRSNSERLMFNRVAFYAATPALLFDAVSTSDPENFLTPVTLVISLATILVSVVYAIFFFRQGAAGVGIGAASASYFNSVNIGLPVSIYVIGDATHVVPIMLLQMMVFTPVILGMLGGGSFWGAVKTGLLNPVVLASIAGFIVAVMGWEVPAPVAEPIALLGGASIPMVLMSFGASISGSGVLSDAKSRPAVLTATALKLVGMPLAGFAMATLLGLEADLVYACTILCALPTAQNVYNFAATFERGQTIARDTVFITTFASLPVMLLIALLFGR, encoded by the coding sequence ATGCTGGGAGTAATCACCGGATTCACCATCATCTTGGCCGTCATTTTTACCGGCTGGATGTTGGCGCGCACCAAGGTTATTCGCTCTAATTCAGAGCGGTTGATGTTCAACCGGGTGGCCTTCTATGCCGCTACCCCAGCATTGCTTTTCGATGCCGTCTCCACCTCCGACCCAGAGAACTTCCTCACCCCGGTCACGCTGGTTATCAGCTTGGCCACGATTTTGGTGTCGGTAGTTTATGCCATTTTCTTCTTCCGCCAAGGCGCGGCTGGGGTGGGAATCGGCGCGGCATCGGCAAGCTATTTCAACTCCGTCAATATTGGCCTGCCGGTGAGCATCTACGTCATTGGCGATGCCACCCATGTTGTGCCCATCATGCTGCTTCAGATGATGGTGTTTACCCCGGTCATCCTGGGCATGCTCGGCGGCGGCTCTTTTTGGGGTGCGGTCAAGACTGGCCTACTCAACCCCGTTGTGCTGGCGTCAATTGCTGGTTTCATCGTGGCCGTTATGGGCTGGGAAGTCCCAGCGCCTGTGGCCGAACCCATCGCGCTGTTGGGAGGCGCGTCCATTCCGATGGTGCTGATGAGCTTTGGTGCATCCATTTCCGGTTCGGGCGTACTCTCCGATGCAAAGTCTCGCCCTGCGGTTCTTACCGCCACGGCACTCAAGCTCGTCGGCATGCCGCTGGCAGGCTTTGCCATGGCAACCTTGCTGGGCTTAGAGGCCGACCTGGTCTACGCCTGCACCATCTTGTGCGCGCTGCCCACCGCGCAAAACGTCTACAACTTCGCCGCCACCTTTGAACGGGGACAAACCATCGCGCGTGACACCGTGTTCATCACAACATTCGCATCCCTTCCGGTGATGCTGCTTATCGCGCTACTGTTTGGACGATAG
- a CDS encoding 1,4-dihydroxy-2-naphthoate polyprenyltransferase, with translation MSSAKNWLEGARPHTWANAFAPVLAGSGAAAAIGGFHFGRALLALIVAWALIIGVNFANDYSDGIRGTDDDRSGPQRLTGGGLAKPQHVKFAAFGCFAVAGVAGIWLSLAAGAWWFILIGALCIAGAWFYTGGKNPYGYRGLGEVAVFVFFGLVAVLGTQFTQAGTLSFTGLLLALGIGGMSAAVNLANNIRDIPSDSQTGKITLAVRLGDGRSRTLFTILLALPVAYTLLIAIGSWAALIGLVYIPFALTSVRIINKGARGPELIPVLGLTGRAMLIWAVTTALAVALV, from the coding sequence ATGTCTAGTGCTAAAAATTGGCTCGAGGGCGCGCGCCCACACACCTGGGCGAATGCATTCGCCCCTGTCTTGGCTGGTAGCGGTGCTGCCGCAGCCATCGGTGGGTTCCACTTCGGGCGAGCGTTGCTGGCGCTCATTGTGGCTTGGGCGCTAATTATTGGCGTGAACTTTGCCAATGATTACTCCGACGGTATCCGCGGCACTGATGATGACCGCTCCGGGCCGCAGCGTCTCACCGGCGGTGGTCTGGCTAAGCCGCAGCACGTTAAGTTCGCTGCTTTCGGATGCTTTGCCGTCGCAGGTGTTGCCGGCATCTGGTTGTCCCTGGCAGCTGGCGCATGGTGGTTCATCCTCATCGGCGCACTCTGTATCGCCGGCGCATGGTTTTATACCGGCGGCAAGAACCCTTATGGCTACCGCGGCCTGGGCGAAGTCGCAGTCTTTGTGTTCTTTGGCCTAGTCGCAGTACTTGGCACCCAGTTCACGCAGGCGGGCACGTTGTCCTTTACCGGCTTACTGCTTGCACTTGGTATCGGCGGTATGAGCGCCGCGGTGAACCTGGCCAACAATATTCGTGACATTCCCTCAGACTCACAGACCGGCAAGATCACCTTGGCCGTGCGCCTGGGGGACGGACGTTCCCGCACCTTGTTCACCATTTTGCTGGCGCTGCCCGTGGCGTACACACTGCTTATCGCCATTGGTTCCTGGGCTGCGCTGATTGGTCTGGTGTACATTCCGTTTGCGCTGACCTCAGTGCGCATTATCAATAAGGGGGCACGCGGCCCGGAGCTCATTCCGGTGCTGGGACTAACGGGCCGCGCCATGTTGATATGGGCCGTGACCACCGCTCTTGCTGTAGCGCTGGTGTAG
- a CDS encoding MFS transporter translates to MSTSNATEARFPIVPLTAMSFAAFVYVTFEMFAVGLIRPMARDLDVSESRIGLLMTVYASVVAIVTIPAMMWLARFNKRTIFLITLGFLAAGIVIQALTVSYAMLAVGRIIAALTHGVFWALVGPMAARMSPGNTGKAVGVVSVGSTMALVVGSPLATWIGELIGWRPATWLLGVLTIAAVAVLVPTVPSLPPLPKETAAKAKKKLPWGLISLVIFLMLAVTGVFAAYTYLGLIIAETAGDGFVSAGLFAFGALGLVGVTVATRTVDRRMLRGSVHTTTLFVIAAILGQLAFGLEGVVSVVIVFLAITVFGGAYGALPTLGTTIFLHAARDNPDAASSLYVVTYQVGIASGAALGALAVDTSWTAGTLWIMAGLSLASTLVLALWSRPLLR, encoded by the coding sequence ATGAGCACCTCCAACGCAACTGAAGCACGCTTCCCCATTGTTCCTTTGACAGCGATGAGCTTCGCGGCATTCGTCTACGTCACTTTTGAAATGTTTGCCGTGGGCCTTATTCGCCCCATGGCCCGTGACTTGGATGTCTCTGAGTCACGCATTGGTTTGCTGATGACGGTCTATGCCTCAGTGGTCGCGATTGTGACAATCCCGGCGATGATGTGGCTCGCGCGTTTTAATAAGCGCACCATCTTCCTGATTACCCTGGGCTTTTTGGCCGCCGGCATTGTGATTCAGGCGCTGACCGTCAGTTACGCAATGCTGGCTGTCGGCCGCATCATCGCGGCGCTAACCCACGGTGTCTTCTGGGCGCTGGTGGGCCCGATGGCCGCGCGCATGTCACCGGGGAATACGGGCAAGGCCGTGGGTGTTGTCTCCGTCGGTTCCACAATGGCATTGGTGGTCGGATCGCCGCTGGCAACCTGGATTGGTGAGCTTATCGGCTGGCGTCCTGCGACCTGGCTGTTGGGCGTGCTGACTATCGCAGCCGTCGCAGTTCTGGTTCCAACCGTGCCGTCCTTGCCGCCGCTGCCCAAGGAAACCGCTGCAAAGGCTAAGAAGAAACTGCCGTGGGGCCTTATCTCCCTGGTGATTTTCTTGATGCTCGCGGTCACCGGTGTCTTCGCCGCCTACACTTACCTCGGCCTCATCATCGCGGAAACCGCCGGCGATGGCTTCGTTTCTGCTGGTCTCTTTGCATTCGGTGCGCTCGGGCTGGTGGGCGTTACCGTGGCAACCCGCACGGTGGATCGCCGCATGCTGCGCGGCAGTGTGCACACCACCACGCTCTTTGTCATCGCCGCCATTTTGGGCCAGCTCGCCTTCGGCTTAGAAGGCGTGGTGTCCGTGGTCATCGTGTTCCTCGCTATCACCGTCTTTGGCGGCGCTTATGGCGCGTTGCCAACGCTGGGCACGACCATTTTCCTGCACGCGGCGCGTGATAACCCGGATGCAGCATCCTCGCTGTACGTGGTGACCTACCAGGTGGGTATCGCTTCCGGCGCGGCATTGGGTGCCTTGGCTGTCGATACCTCCTGGACCGCCGGCACCCTATGGATCATGGCCGGTCTGTCCCTGGCGTCCACGCTGGTGCTCGCGCTCTGGTCGCGCCCACTACTGCGCTAG
- a CDS encoding alpha/beta fold hydrolase, which translates to MRTNRHFGYDFFTHTIQVPWDPFTAPDGDTFELFAREIVAPDKHDAPAIVYLQGGPGSPAPRPVNDSGVIGEMLKEFRVILLDQRGTGNSHRIDSANPADVKRLNLLRQEYIVEDAEALRKHLNLDKWSLFGQSFGGFCITSYLSRHPESVEHAYLTGGLPTLDAPVDDLYRTTFAKLQVRHDRFYREYPWVEDRIREIAAHLDESDETLPTGERLSSSRFRTIGINLGRGVGFHSLAYLLENPFHTTGGEKRLRTDFLANVGAQVSFEGNPLYASIHESIYGGVGGQAATNWSAHRMREEIAGFEENLDPRTAEKFYLTGEHIFPWQFDEDPALIPVKDSAMAAAAHEWSTSPYDAAVLADAPISAAEIYLDDIYVPFVYSLDTANAYGDLRKEVTNMFQHDGIGHDGAGIFQRLRGLIEDH; encoded by the coding sequence ATGAGGACAAACCGACACTTTGGCTATGACTTTTTCACCCACACCATCCAGGTTCCTTGGGATCCTTTCACTGCCCCGGATGGTGATACTTTTGAGCTTTTCGCACGCGAAATTGTGGCGCCGGACAAGCACGATGCCCCAGCAATAGTCTATTTGCAGGGTGGCCCGGGCTCCCCTGCCCCACGCCCGGTCAATGACTCCGGCGTGATCGGCGAGATGCTCAAAGAATTCCGCGTCATCTTGTTGGACCAGCGCGGCACGGGTAATTCACACCGCATTGATTCGGCGAATCCTGCCGATGTTAAGCGATTGAATTTGCTGCGCCAGGAGTACATCGTTGAAGACGCTGAGGCGCTGCGCAAGCACCTGAACCTGGACAAGTGGTCACTGTTTGGCCAGTCGTTCGGTGGTTTCTGCATCACCTCTTATCTCTCCCGCCACCCAGAATCCGTGGAGCACGCCTATCTCACGGGAGGTTTGCCCACCCTTGATGCGCCCGTGGATGATTTGTACCGCACCACTTTTGCCAAGCTGCAGGTGCGCCACGATCGTTTCTACCGCGAGTACCCCTGGGTTGAGGACCGCATCCGCGAAATCGCAGCCCACCTGGATGAGTCGGATGAAACCCTGCCCACGGGTGAGCGCCTTTCTTCGAGCCGATTCCGCACCATCGGCATCAATTTAGGCCGCGGAGTGGGCTTTCATTCGCTGGCTTATTTGCTGGAAAACCCTTTCCACACGACCGGCGGCGAGAAGCGTTTGCGCACGGACTTTTTGGCTAATGTGGGCGCGCAGGTCTCTTTTGAGGGCAACCCGCTGTATGCCTCTATTCATGAGTCCATCTACGGCGGTGTCGGCGGACAAGCTGCCACCAATTGGTCAGCGCACCGCATGCGCGAGGAAATCGCCGGCTTTGAAGAAAACCTAGATCCACGCACCGCGGAAAAGTTCTACCTCACCGGCGAGCACATCTTCCCGTGGCAATTCGACGAAGACCCCGCGCTCATCCCGGTCAAAGACTCAGCGATGGCCGCAGCCGCCCACGAGTGGAGCACCTCTCCTTATGACGCCGCAGTGCTTGCCGATGCCCCCATCTCCGCTGCCGAAATCTACCTCGACGACATCTACGTGCCGTTTGTATACTCCCTCGATACCGCAAACGCCTATGGCGATCTGCGCAAGGAAGTTACCAACATGTTCCAGCACGATGGCATTGGCCACGATGGCGCCGGCATCTTCCAGCGCCTGCGCGGTTTGATTGAAGACCACTAG
- the menE gene encoding o-succinylbenzoate--CoA ligase, which yields MPNVLRPLPVSPSNPLAILPDLEMAITGRYSLLPLPANDTTKSTLLKNSQRAGQEIDSSVALVVPTSGSTGTPKGAQLTAQNLIASADATYQRLGGMGHWLLAMPAHHIAGLQVLIRSMVAGVEPLAIDVSRGFNIDEFAGATRELKETGERTYTSLAPMQLAKATDSNNGVEALQTYDAILVGGAATNPQLLDAATKLGINIVTTYGSSETAGGCVYDGVALPGTEIRVDGGRIHLGGPTIAHGYRNAPGHEAFAEPGWFQTSDGGVLKAGVLTVTGRLDNIIDSGGLKLHPEVLETAMLKVAGVDQACVVGTPHPRLGQAIVAAYTGWASMPDILESLEETDIPRWQLPKELKRLPEMPVTGPGKVDRQAVLKLFGR from the coding sequence GTGCCCAATGTTCTACGTCCTTTACCTGTCTCCCCCTCCAACCCGCTTGCCATCCTCCCTGATTTAGAGATGGCTATTACCGGGCGTTATTCCTTGCTGCCTTTGCCTGCGAATGACACCACTAAATCCACGCTGCTGAAAAACTCGCAGCGGGCCGGGCAAGAAATCGACTCTAGCGTTGCCCTAGTGGTGCCCACTTCCGGTTCCACGGGCACACCCAAGGGCGCGCAGTTAACCGCGCAGAATCTTATTGCCAGCGCGGATGCCACCTATCAACGCTTAGGCGGCATGGGGCACTGGCTACTCGCCATGCCCGCGCACCACATCGCAGGGCTGCAGGTGCTCATCCGTTCCATGGTGGCAGGGGTTGAGCCTTTGGCTATCGATGTCAGCCGCGGCTTTAACATCGATGAATTCGCCGGCGCGACCCGCGAGCTCAAAGAAACTGGTGAACGCACCTATACCTCGCTCGCTCCGATGCAGCTGGCTAAGGCCACGGACTCAAACAACGGCGTCGAGGCCCTGCAAACCTATGACGCCATCTTGGTCGGCGGTGCAGCTACCAACCCGCAGTTGTTGGACGCTGCAACCAAGTTGGGTATCAACATCGTGACCACCTACGGCTCATCGGAGACCGCCGGCGGCTGCGTCTATGACGGCGTTGCGCTGCCCGGAACGGAAATCCGCGTGGACGGCGGCCGCATCCATTTGGGCGGGCCGACCATCGCGCATGGCTACCGCAATGCACCAGGACATGAAGCATTCGCCGAACCCGGCTGGTTCCAAACTTCCGATGGCGGTGTCCTGAAGGCCGGCGTGCTCACGGTGACCGGCCGGTTAGACAACATCATTGACTCCGGCGGGCTTAAGCTGCACCCGGAGGTATTAGAAACCGCGATGCTCAAAGTCGCTGGCGTTGACCAAGCTTGCGTGGTGGGCACACCGCACCCACGCCTCGGCCAAGCAATCGTTGCAGCCTATACCGGCTGGGCGTCCATGCCGGATATTCTCGAGTCCCTCGAAGAGACAGATATCCCCCGCTGGCAGCTGCCCAAAGAACTCAAGCGCCTTCCGGAGATGCCCGTAACGGGTCCTGGCAAAGTCGACCGCCAGGCGGTGTTGAAACTCTTTGGGCGATAA
- a CDS encoding metal ABC transporter permease, which yields MTLALSACLLAITTALACAIPGVFVVLKRDSMLIDGIGHAVLPGIAVGYMFTADLNSPWLLLTAALGGLMVALLTEWIGRSGLITNDAALGLIFPALFAAGIILISTHLSHVHLDVHAVLVGDLNLVAFSNPGYSLVMLVVAIVNAAFILLCMPRLTTATFDSGFSRVAGIRTRGLHTIFIALVAATATAAFHAAGAMLVIALMVFPAICARLLSNRVPTMLAVACGVALCGAPIGFWLAYHANASTSAFMAVAYAGIFILILGFRFLISPRRRSKSS from the coding sequence ATGACTCTTGCACTCAGTGCCTGCTTATTAGCTATTACCACGGCTCTTGCCTGCGCGATTCCCGGGGTATTCGTGGTGCTTAAACGCGATTCGATGCTTATCGATGGCATCGGACACGCCGTCTTACCCGGCATCGCCGTGGGCTACATGTTCACAGCTGACCTCAACTCCCCGTGGTTGTTGCTCACCGCCGCGCTCGGTGGATTGATGGTGGCGCTGCTGACCGAATGGATTGGCCGCTCAGGGCTTATCACCAATGACGCAGCACTCGGATTAATCTTCCCGGCACTGTTTGCCGCCGGCATTATCCTGATTTCTACTCACCTCTCGCACGTGCACTTGGACGTGCACGCCGTCTTGGTGGGTGATCTCAACCTGGTGGCCTTTTCTAATCCGGGATACAGCCTGGTCATGCTAGTTGTTGCCATCGTCAACGCCGCCTTTATCCTGCTGTGCATGCCGCGGCTGACCACCGCGACCTTCGATTCAGGGTTCTCCCGCGTTGCCGGTATCCGCACCCGCGGGCTGCACACCATATTTATTGCACTTGTTGCTGCCACCGCCACCGCTGCCTTCCATGCGGCCGGCGCCATGCTGGTCATCGCGCTGATGGTCTTCCCGGCTATCTGCGCGCGACTTCTCAGCAACCGGGTTCCCACCATGCTCGCCGTTGCCTGCGGTGTTGCACTGTGCGGTGCGCCGATTGGTTTCTGGCTGGCTTATCACGCCAATGCTTCGACCTCAGCGTTCATGGCAGTTGCCTATGCCGGAATCTTCATCCTTATTCTTGGGTTTCGTTTTCTTATCAGCCCACGTCGCAGAAGTAAAAGCAGCTGA
- a CDS encoding metal ABC transporter permease, producing the protein MNPLELLTDYTYSQALWGTVIIGLCAGALGPLVLVQRQALIADAIAHSSLPGLLGVFLICTWLGFDGRNPLLLIVGSVVTGLTAVAIISAITQRTIIHRDAAMAATLTTFFSLGMLLLQYISRNPLPGKAGIQDYLLGNASTLTRADVRSALVIGGGVLLILSLVHLKQSAVVFDAPFAQLAGIKINIIRAMGFIALVATTVIGVKVVGVVLMVAVVIAPAIAARQWTHRLIPFIVCASLIGGLSAAIGSYLSIAVGNTALGAIPTGPAIVLVQALIAAVSLALSKVRA; encoded by the coding sequence ATGAATCCACTCGAACTTCTCACGGACTACACATACTCCCAAGCATTATGGGGCACGGTCATCATCGGCCTGTGCGCCGGCGCATTAGGACCCCTGGTTCTGGTGCAGCGCCAAGCGCTTATCGCTGATGCCATCGCGCACTCCAGCCTGCCCGGGTTACTCGGTGTCTTCCTCATCTGCACCTGGCTCGGGTTTGATGGCCGCAATCCCCTGCTGCTGATAGTGGGCTCCGTGGTCACCGGCCTCACCGCGGTGGCAATAATCTCTGCGATAACGCAGCGCACCATCATTCATCGTGATGCTGCAATGGCTGCGACTTTAACGACTTTCTTCTCACTCGGCATGCTGTTACTCCAGTACATTTCCCGCAATCCACTACCCGGCAAAGCCGGCATCCAGGATTACCTGCTGGGAAATGCCTCGACCCTGACCCGCGCCGATGTGAGATCCGCACTTGTCATTGGCGGCGGCGTACTGCTTATCCTTTCGTTGGTACACCTTAAGCAGTCCGCTGTCGTCTTTGACGCCCCTTTCGCCCAACTCGCGGGCATCAAAATAAATATCATCCGCGCCATGGGCTTTATTGCCCTGGTCGCCACCACCGTCATCGGCGTCAAAGTCGTTGGCGTGGTGCTCATGGTCGCAGTGGTTATCGCCCCGGCGATTGCCGCGCGCCAATGGACGCACCGTCTGATTCCATTCATTGTGTGCGCCAGCCTCATCGGTGGACTTTCTGCTGCGATTGGTTCTTATCTTTCCATCGCCGTTGGCAATACCGCGCTCGGCGCAATCCCCACTGGCCCGGCTATTGTGCTGGTCCAGGCACTTATCGCCGCGGTTTCTCTAGCGTTATCAAAGGTGCGTGCTTAA
- a CDS encoding metal ABC transporter ATP-binding protein — MIDIAGLSVSYGSNRVLSGISTHVRRGRITGLVGANGSGKSTLVKAAVGLVRAEPGAQVLFDSQSLDAFRRRLGYMPQQADLDWSFPAIVEDLALMGLSARLPWYRWPGKAEKQAAHRALERTGAADLARRPIAALSGGQRQRVLLARTLATEPDLLILDEPFAGVDAASQDAIVAVLRELRDSGVTVLLVHHNLAEVATYCDDVILLGPEGIIASGPTAETLTDSAISQLFSLPR, encoded by the coding sequence ATGATTGATATCGCAGGTCTTTCAGTCAGCTATGGTTCCAATCGCGTACTCAGTGGGATCTCCACCCATGTGCGCCGCGGGAGAATCACCGGGCTAGTCGGGGCCAACGGTTCCGGGAAGTCCACGCTGGTTAAAGCAGCAGTGGGTTTGGTTCGGGCGGAGCCCGGCGCGCAGGTGCTTTTCGATAGTCAGTCTTTAGACGCTTTCCGGCGTCGCCTGGGATATATGCCGCAGCAAGCTGACTTAGATTGGTCCTTCCCCGCAATCGTCGAAGACCTTGCACTCATGGGTCTTAGCGCACGACTGCCGTGGTACCGGTGGCCCGGCAAAGCTGAGAAGCAGGCAGCGCATCGCGCGCTGGAGCGCACCGGTGCTGCTGACTTGGCGCGCCGTCCGATTGCCGCGCTTTCTGGTGGTCAGCGTCAACGCGTACTGTTGGCACGCACTTTGGCCACCGAGCCGGACTTGTTGATTTTGGATGAGCCTTTCGCCGGAGTCGACGCGGCTAGCCAAGACGCCATCGTTGCCGTGCTGCGTGAACTACGCGATAGCGGCGTGACGGTGTTGTTGGTTCACCACAACCTGGCGGAAGTCGCCACCTACTGTGATGACGTCATTTTGCTGGGACCAGAGGGCATCATCGCTAGTGGCCCCACTGCTGAAACCTTGACTGATTCAGCCATCTCCCAACTTTTCTCCCTCCCCCGTTGA
- a CDS encoding metal ABC transporter substrate-binding protein: MKRLFLGLTAVGAVCALTACSTDSGVGPGASADGNADGSGESLSIFATTGYLADAAKNIASDADVFTMVGPGGDPHTYQPSTKDIEKMQDADLVLWNGLHLEAQMITQLESLGDKQLAVGDQLDTADLLTWPEEGAGGEQLYDPHIWNSPELWTEVVDLIGDKLSEVDADNADTYAANADSYGDEIDAAAKEASAVLEGVSTRTLITGHDAFNYFGKTFDFEVHATDFVSTEAAKSPQEISQLADLIADEEVPVIFQDNQANPQAITSLSEAVDSRGWTVEVSDEELFADTLGPTAPTDTYLGAFKHNAETVEAGLSK, from the coding sequence ATGAAACGACTTTTTCTTGGACTCACAGCCGTTGGCGCTGTGTGTGCATTGACAGCTTGTTCCACTGACTCGGGAGTTGGCCCCGGCGCAAGTGCCGATGGGAATGCAGATGGCTCCGGTGAATCGCTCAGCATCTTTGCTACCACTGGTTACCTGGCGGATGCGGCAAAGAACATCGCGTCGGATGCAGATGTGTTCACCATGGTTGGGCCAGGCGGCGATCCGCATACCTACCAGCCGTCCACCAAGGACATCGAAAAGATGCAAGACGCGGACCTGGTGCTGTGGAATGGCCTGCACTTAGAAGCCCAGATGATCACCCAGTTGGAGTCTTTGGGTGACAAGCAGCTAGCCGTTGGTGACCAGCTTGATACCGCTGACCTGTTGACATGGCCGGAAGAAGGCGCTGGCGGCGAGCAGCTCTATGACCCACACATCTGGAATTCGCCGGAGCTGTGGACTGAGGTTGTGGACCTCATCGGTGACAAGCTCAGCGAGGTTGACGCAGACAACGCCGATACCTATGCAGCGAATGCTGATTCCTACGGCGATGAAATTGACGCGGCCGCTAAAGAAGCATCCGCGGTGCTGGAAGGTGTCTCCACTCGCACTCTGATTACCGGCCATGATGCCTTCAATTACTTTGGCAAGACCTTTGACTTTGAGGTGCACGCAACGGACTTTGTCAGCACCGAAGCAGCCAAGTCGCCACAAGAGATATCCCAGTTAGCTGACTTGATTGCGGATGAGGAAGTGCCGGTTATCTTCCAGGACAACCAAGCGAATCCGCAGGCAATCACCTCCTTGAGTGAGGCCGTGGACTCCCGCGGTTGGACGGTGGAAGTCTCCGATGAAGAGCTCTTCGCTGACACCTTGGGCCCAACGGCACCAACTGATACCTACTTGGGCGCGTTCAAGCACAACGCCGAAACCGTGGAAGCAGGCTTGAGCAAATGA
- a CDS encoding metal-dependent transcriptional regulator: MHVTDLPERTQDYLKELFNHEERSGVNLPLALGDLAAALDQKLPTASEAVKRLAAKDLVVHERYRGVTLTDLGRDLARQVARRHRLLESFLVTTLGYTWDEVHEEADVLEHACSDRFIARLDAHLDYPKRDPHGDPIPLADGTTDPLSTCTLAGISAGQEVIMEQVNDSDPELLRFLATQNMRPGATIEVVEAPLAGLLHIKVDGGKPFALAEVAAHEITVRAIAD, from the coding sequence ATGCACGTGACAGATTTACCTGAGCGCACCCAGGATTACCTCAAGGAATTGTTCAATCATGAGGAGCGCTCCGGGGTTAACCTTCCCCTCGCGTTGGGGGACTTGGCTGCCGCCTTGGATCAGAAACTGCCCACCGCATCCGAAGCAGTCAAGCGCCTGGCGGCCAAAGACCTAGTTGTTCATGAGCGCTACCGCGGCGTGACGCTGACGGACCTGGGCCGGGACCTGGCGCGGCAGGTTGCCCGCCGTCACCGTCTGCTGGAATCTTTCCTGGTCACCACGTTGGGTTATACCTGGGATGAGGTGCATGAGGAAGCAGACGTGCTTGAACACGCTTGCTCTGACCGCTTTATTGCCCGCCTTGATGCCCACTTGGATTACCCCAAGCGCGACCCGCACGGGGATCCCATCCCGCTTGCCGATGGCACCACGGACCCCCTATCCACCTGCACCCTCGCGGGCATCAGCGCTGGCCAAGAAGTCATCATGGAACAAGTCAACGACTCCGATCCGGAGCTCCTGCGCTTTCTAGCCACCCAAAACATGCGTCCCGGAGCCACCATCGAAGTTGTCGAAGCCCCACTCGCCGGCCTTCTTCACATCAAAGTCGATGGCGGGAAACCCTTTGCCCTTGCCGAAGTCGCTGCCCACGAAATCACCGTGCGGGCTATCGCTGACTAA